The genomic DNA ATATGGGCTGGGGTAGCGTACCCCAAGGAGAGGTGAGGTCGTTCAAAGTTGTAAAGATGCACGGCTTGCGCCACGGTTTCAATGGCTTGGCTTTTGCTTGGAAACAAACTACTCAGAAGATACTCGGTCTTGAGGATGCCGTTCAGCCGTTTCGCCGGAGCATTGTCGTAGGCGTTGCCTACAGCACCCATGCGAGGGTGGCGTTTCCGTATCTCTCGCACCAAGGCGAGAATCAGTTGGGCTTCGGCTTCCTTCCGCAGGTCTCGCTTCCGGGCCTGGTAATAGGCCTGAGGCGTGACCCCAAACCATTGGCAGGCCTGGTAAGTCGGCAC from Chloroflexota bacterium includes the following:
- a CDS encoding transposase; protein product: MPTYQACQWFGVTPQAYYQARKRDLRKEAEAQLILALVREIRKRHPRMGAVGNAYDNAPAKRLNGILKTEYLLSSLFPSKSQAIETVAQAVHLYNFERPHLSLGYATPAHIFGSL